In the Kribbella sp. NBC_00482 genome, one interval contains:
- a CDS encoding right-handed parallel beta-helix repeat-containing protein — protein MPSEGNTLETGGPPPPSAGTPWYRRRLVLGVVVLVVAALAAVGIFVLGDEPAAKSAPPPTPGSQAVTNAPVTAPSAPPARICGNSKVLFGPATAPAGAVVVSTSENVNDLTEANPAGTTFWLSPGTHKLGNGPFAQVIPKDGNTYIGAPGAILDGGRRNRYAFTGYATAVTLKNLTIQNFGPVRTNNDEGVVNHDSAGRWTLTGNTIKDNAGAGVMVGDHNVVRGNCLQNNGQYGFNAYNPGKVAGITIEGNEIAGNNTDDWERLKVGCGCTGGGKFWEVTGAVVRNNWVHDNHSAGLWADTNNTGFVIEGNYISGNLAEGLVYETSYNAGIRGNAFVRNGLGKGPTNHGFPTPALYISESGSDPRAAGVFNQTFEISKNVFTDNWAGVILWENADRFAGSAANTSTGSGTLVNPSVANAKTCNATTISEQPYLSDCRWKTQNVRVHDNVFNLNPAKVSANCGFSTGCGYNGLFSNWGTFPAWSPYQKATVQDAITFHQGNRFFNNTYSGPWNFIVHEQGNRANWASWQGAPYGQDQDSVVKVLGER, from the coding sequence ATGCCCTCCGAAGGAAACACCCTGGAAACAGGCGGTCCGCCGCCGCCCTCCGCGGGGACCCCGTGGTACAGGCGACGGCTGGTGCTCGGCGTTGTCGTGCTGGTCGTCGCCGCACTGGCGGCGGTCGGCATCTTCGTGCTCGGCGACGAACCAGCGGCAAAGAGCGCTCCACCGCCGACGCCCGGGTCCCAGGCCGTCACGAACGCCCCGGTGACCGCGCCGTCGGCGCCGCCCGCGCGAATCTGCGGGAACTCCAAGGTCCTGTTCGGCCCGGCCACCGCCCCGGCAGGAGCGGTCGTGGTCAGCACCAGCGAGAACGTCAACGACCTCACTGAGGCGAACCCGGCCGGTACCACCTTCTGGTTGTCTCCCGGCACGCACAAACTCGGCAACGGCCCGTTCGCCCAGGTGATCCCGAAGGACGGCAACACGTATATCGGCGCGCCCGGCGCGATCCTGGACGGCGGCCGGCGGAATCGGTACGCGTTCACCGGATACGCGACCGCGGTCACGCTGAAGAACCTGACCATCCAGAACTTCGGGCCGGTCAGGACCAACAACGACGAGGGCGTGGTGAACCACGACTCCGCCGGCCGCTGGACCCTGACCGGGAACACCATCAAGGACAACGCCGGCGCCGGCGTCATGGTCGGCGACCACAACGTTGTCCGCGGCAACTGTCTGCAGAACAACGGCCAGTACGGCTTCAACGCCTACAACCCGGGCAAGGTCGCCGGGATCACCATCGAGGGCAACGAGATCGCCGGGAACAACACCGACGACTGGGAGCGACTCAAGGTCGGCTGCGGGTGCACCGGCGGCGGCAAGTTCTGGGAGGTGACCGGAGCAGTCGTTCGGAACAACTGGGTCCACGACAACCACAGCGCCGGTCTGTGGGCCGACACCAACAACACCGGGTTCGTGATCGAGGGCAACTACATCTCCGGGAACCTGGCCGAAGGGCTGGTCTACGAGACCAGCTACAACGCGGGCATCCGGGGCAACGCGTTCGTCCGCAACGGGCTCGGTAAGGGGCCGACCAACCACGGATTCCCGACCCCTGCGCTGTACATCTCCGAGTCGGGCAGCGACCCGCGGGCGGCGGGTGTCTTCAACCAGACCTTCGAGATCAGCAAGAACGTCTTCACCGACAACTGGGCCGGTGTGATCCTGTGGGAGAACGCCGACCGGTTCGCCGGATCGGCGGCCAACACCAGCACCGGCTCGGGCACGCTGGTCAACCCGTCGGTGGCCAACGCCAAGACCTGCAACGCGACCACCATCAGTGAGCAGCCGTACCTGAGCGACTGCCGATGGAAGACCCAGAACGTGCGGGTGCACGACAACGTGTTCAACCTCAACCCGGCGAAGGTGTCCGCGAACTGCGGGTTCAGCACCGGGTGCGGCTACAACGGCCTGTTCTCCAATTGGGGCACGTTCCCGGCCTGGTCGCCGTACCAGAAGGCCACCGTGCAGGACGCGATCACGTTCCACCAGGGCAACCGGTTCTTCAACAACACCTACTCCGGGCCGTGGAACTTCATCGTGCACGAGCAGGGCAACCGGGCGAACTGGGCATCCTGGCAAGGTGCGCCGTACGGACAGGATCAGGACAGCGTCGTCAAGGTTCTCGGGGAGCGCTGA
- a CDS encoding glycosyltransferase, giving the protein MKILMVHNRYRSTAPSGENRVVDQESEALTAAGHSVRHFERNSDDIEDWPALKKATLPARVVWSRASRYDLARDLFRHRPDVVHIHNTFPLLSPSVLYACRRAAVPAVITLHNYKLLCASGDFFRDGKVCHNCAGGNPVSGVVHRCYRGSALATATTVLNTRGHRGSWRGLVSAYIFISESQRRLMAGMAFDPDRTFVKHNIVPYDGPFDGARQRQVTYVGRLDTAKGAPLLMKGWDAYRATAGDDALRLVIAGGGPMLDEVTSWAADRPSVELRGLISKPDVFKLISESRAVVLPSEWEETFGLVVVEAMAAGVPPLASGHGSFPSLIADGVDGALFEPGSPDALGRLLRDVDADPDRYTRLGRQARKTYETHHQIDQNVEQLLDIYRFAVANPVSADR; this is encoded by the coding sequence ATGAAGATCCTGATGGTGCACAACCGCTACCGGTCGACCGCGCCCAGCGGCGAGAATCGGGTCGTCGACCAGGAGAGCGAGGCGCTCACCGCGGCGGGTCACTCCGTTCGGCACTTCGAGCGGAACAGCGACGATATCGAGGACTGGCCGGCCCTGAAGAAGGCGACGCTGCCTGCCCGGGTGGTCTGGAGCCGGGCCAGCCGGTACGACCTCGCCCGCGACCTCTTCCGGCACCGGCCGGACGTGGTCCACATCCACAACACCTTCCCGCTGCTCAGCCCTTCGGTGCTGTACGCGTGCCGCCGGGCCGCCGTGCCGGCCGTGATCACGCTGCACAACTACAAACTGCTCTGCGCCAGCGGCGACTTCTTCCGCGACGGCAAGGTCTGCCACAACTGCGCCGGCGGCAACCCCGTCAGCGGCGTGGTGCACCGCTGCTACCGCGGGTCCGCGCTCGCGACCGCGACCACCGTGCTGAACACCCGCGGTCATCGGGGCAGCTGGCGCGGACTCGTGTCGGCGTACATCTTCATCTCCGAGTCGCAGCGCCGGCTGATGGCGGGCATGGCCTTCGACCCGGATCGGACGTTCGTCAAGCACAACATCGTGCCGTACGACGGACCTTTCGACGGAGCCCGGCAGCGTCAGGTCACGTACGTCGGCCGGCTCGACACGGCCAAAGGCGCTCCGCTGCTGATGAAGGGCTGGGACGCGTATCGCGCGACCGCGGGGGACGACGCGCTGCGGCTGGTGATCGCCGGTGGCGGGCCGATGCTCGACGAGGTGACCTCCTGGGCCGCCGACCGGCCCTCGGTCGAACTTCGTGGGCTGATCAGCAAACCTGACGTCTTCAAGCTGATCAGCGAGTCCCGCGCAGTGGTGCTGCCATCGGAATGGGAGGAAACGTTCGGTCTCGTAGTGGTCGAGGCGATGGCTGCCGGCGTACCGCCGCTGGCTTCAGGCCACGGATCTTTCCCGAGCCTGATCGCCGACGGCGTCGACGGTGCCCTGTTCGAACCGGGCAGCCCGGACGCGCTGGGCAGGCTGCTGCGCGACGTCGACGCAGACCCCGATCGGTACACCCGGCTCGGCCGGCAGGCCCGCAAGACGTACGAGACTCACCACCAGATCGACCAGAACGTTGAGCAACTGCTCGATATCTACCGCTTCGCGGTAGCGAATCCAGTCTCCGCCGACCGCTGA
- a CDS encoding O-antigen ligase family protein, producing the protein MTMLATRLGHQLTTRLGLRPTRQVVAPEVRRRRRVQLTWALLVLNVMTFFPGAPHLLPIPGSVGKLIAQGALVGALVMVLSVNRPVRIRPSVYVALLMALAIEALLASIRAEFLLGALFRAGRLCGFALVLWLLTPWWTRRDLLLVRTHLMVLWAIVGSVVLGLVVAPGLAMTDDRLGGALWPIPPTQVGHYSAVAIGLTIVLWMSGLLRRSVALASVLVCVPVILLTHTRTALVAMVAGVTIAGLSLFTARTRVRRAFLIGLVVFTLGALTLSSVVTTWLARGQDPAELGALTGRKAVWDAILAQPRSTFETFFGFGLSNKSFNGLPIDSNWLGTYYDVGLVGCTITVLLVVFVLTAAWFRPQGPHRALALFLVAYCVVASFTESGLSEASPYLLELTLAASLVYSTSTREGPP; encoded by the coding sequence ATGACCATGCTCGCCACGCGGCTCGGTCATCAGCTGACCACGCGCCTCGGGCTTCGCCCGACGCGGCAGGTCGTGGCCCCGGAGGTCCGCCGCCGCCGGAGGGTGCAGCTGACCTGGGCCCTGCTGGTGCTGAACGTCATGACGTTCTTCCCAGGCGCACCGCATCTGCTGCCGATCCCGGGATCGGTCGGCAAGCTCATCGCCCAGGGAGCGCTGGTGGGCGCTCTGGTGATGGTCCTGTCCGTGAACCGGCCGGTCCGTATCCGGCCCAGCGTGTACGTCGCACTGCTGATGGCACTGGCCATCGAGGCGTTGCTGGCCAGCATCCGCGCGGAGTTCCTGCTCGGCGCGCTCTTCCGCGCCGGCCGGCTCTGCGGGTTCGCGCTGGTGCTGTGGCTGCTGACGCCTTGGTGGACCCGTCGGGACCTGCTGCTGGTCCGTACGCACCTGATGGTGCTGTGGGCCATCGTCGGGTCCGTCGTCCTCGGTCTGGTCGTCGCCCCCGGTCTCGCCATGACCGACGACCGACTCGGCGGCGCCCTCTGGCCGATCCCGCCGACCCAGGTCGGGCACTACTCCGCAGTGGCGATCGGTCTGACCATCGTGCTCTGGATGTCGGGCCTGCTCCGCCGGAGCGTCGCTCTCGCCAGCGTGCTGGTCTGTGTTCCGGTCATCCTGCTGACCCACACCAGGACAGCCCTGGTCGCGATGGTCGCCGGTGTGACGATCGCCGGACTCAGCCTGTTCACAGCGCGGACGCGGGTACGTCGGGCGTTCCTGATCGGCCTGGTCGTCTTCACGCTCGGCGCGCTCACACTCAGCTCAGTGGTGACGACCTGGCTTGCTCGCGGCCAGGATCCTGCGGAGCTCGGCGCCCTGACCGGACGGAAGGCGGTCTGGGACGCGATCCTGGCCCAGCCGCGCTCCACCTTCGAAACCTTCTTCGGCTTCGGCCTGTCGAACAAGTCGTTCAACGGCCTGCCGATCGACAGCAACTGGCTCGGCACCTACTACGACGTCGGCCTGGTCGGCTGCACGATCACCGTCCTGCTGGTGGTGTTCGTACTGACCGCGGCATGGTTCCGGCCTCAAGGGCCGCATCGAGCTCTCGCCCTGTTCCTCGTTGCCTACTGCGTCGTCGCCTCGTTCACCGAGAGCGGCCTCAGCGAGGCGTCGCCGTACCTGCTGGAACTGACGCTGGCCGCCTCGCTGGTGTACTCCACATCAACACGTGAAGGACCGCCATGA
- a CDS encoding Wzz/FepE/Etk N-terminal domain-containing protein has protein sequence MSAQQLDVKKSWRAIRRHRLIVAAVAALGLLGGIAYGLVVPAMHTATSLVVLPPPPATDAEKAASAGAQSIDTQVFIAESEPVLKSAGQNLDPTLTTDQVRGRVKVTAVTQDVIKIDAKGQTARQSMQLANAVAGIYLVYVTSDQNLPGDLGKKTGARVLEQATTARGGNILVHLGILGLLGALIGAAVGSVGVLAKARGDRRLRLRDEIADAVGLPVLASVSSYQATDVSDWAYLLEHYSPTAVEAWSLRKTLHHLGLDVRGGPPVTLTVLSFAGDDKALPLGPQLAALATSIGLPASIVVDAHQEPAGSSALTIHLVVVDRDAPRLDGSEHTTNTVVALSSGVVTAEELARLAVAAAANDLNIDGLVVTDPDPTDRTIGRVSQSTRRSNSRLPTLLTGTARRTK, from the coding sequence GTGAGCGCACAGCAGTTGGACGTGAAGAAGTCCTGGCGCGCCATCCGTAGACATCGGCTGATCGTGGCTGCCGTGGCTGCGCTCGGCCTGCTCGGTGGGATCGCGTACGGCCTCGTTGTGCCGGCCATGCATACCGCCACCTCGCTCGTCGTCCTGCCACCGCCACCTGCGACCGATGCCGAGAAGGCCGCCTCTGCCGGAGCGCAGAGCATCGACACCCAGGTCTTCATCGCGGAGAGCGAACCGGTGCTGAAGAGTGCCGGCCAGAACCTCGACCCGACGCTGACGACCGACCAGGTCCGTGGCCGGGTCAAGGTCACCGCCGTCACCCAGGACGTCATCAAGATCGACGCGAAGGGCCAGACGGCCCGGCAGTCGATGCAGCTGGCGAACGCTGTTGCCGGCATCTATCTGGTCTACGTGACAAGCGATCAGAACCTGCCCGGTGACCTGGGGAAGAAGACGGGGGCCCGGGTGCTGGAGCAGGCAACCACCGCGCGCGGTGGCAACATCCTCGTCCATCTCGGGATCCTCGGTCTGCTCGGTGCGCTCATCGGTGCCGCAGTCGGCTCCGTCGGTGTGCTGGCCAAGGCCCGCGGTGACCGGCGGCTGCGGCTGCGGGACGAGATCGCGGACGCCGTCGGTCTGCCGGTGCTGGCCTCGGTCTCGTCGTACCAGGCGACGGACGTCTCCGACTGGGCCTACCTGCTCGAGCACTACTCGCCGACGGCAGTCGAGGCGTGGAGTCTGCGCAAGACCTTGCATCACCTCGGACTCGACGTTCGCGGCGGCCCGCCGGTCACGTTGACGGTGCTCTCCTTCGCCGGTGACGACAAGGCTCTTCCGCTCGGTCCGCAGCTGGCAGCACTTGCCACCTCTATCGGACTCCCTGCCTCGATCGTGGTCGACGCCCATCAGGAGCCGGCCGGCTCCTCCGCACTGACCATCCATCTCGTCGTGGTGGACCGGGACGCACCACGCCTGGACGGCAGCGAGCACACCACGAACACCGTCGTCGCCCTCTCGTCCGGCGTCGTGACAGCCGAAGAGCTCGCCCGGCTGGCGGTTGCGGCAGCGGCGAACGACCTCAACATCGACGGCCTCGTCGTCACCGATCCGGACCCGACGGACCGCACGATCGGCCGGGTCTCGCAATCGACGCGCCGCTCGAACTCGCGACTTCCCACCCTGCTCACAGGCACGGCGCGGAGGACCAAATGA
- a CDS encoding heparinase II/III family protein: protein MSRQPLGWYVRRLRRMSPTELIWRTRDAGRRTAWAYQQVRPGQDAAVHLPLRKDLTFGTTLPPKTACAVPEEARKAVIETADAILAGNLEVLGVERTDLRAPDWFRDPATGRRSDPTQYVFKLNHRNEEAVGNIKQVWELSRHHHLTQLAAAWYLTHDDQYAERVADHLNDWWRTNPFLSGVHWASGIELGLRLISWTWIRRLLNDWPEITDLFEHNELALQQIYWHQRYLAAFRSHGSSANNHVIAEAAGQLVGACAFPWFTKSAHWRADAAALLEKELEANTFPSGVNRELATDYHRFVSELGLYAALEADLAGHPLSPQTWALLTRTVDVAAAIVDTTLRPPRQGDDDEGMALVLDPPDISNWSAYLSLGAAVVGPAPWWPDIPPTATSVIVGSLVNAQQPDRPAKRPDHFRDAGLTILRSQDTGPEIWCRADAGPHGFLSIAAHAHSDALSLEVRVDGVDILADPGTYCYHGEEEWRDYFRSTIGHNTVEVARTEQSTWGGPFLWLRGATGTVRRHDESSWDAEHDGYAPVTHRRTAVLDHGVLRVEDHLDTAADVRIAWHLGPEVAVELDGSTGVLEWPTGSAEVELPTGLTWTAHRGSNSPLLGWYSPRFGHKVPGTTLIGEGALAPGSPATSTFRFRS from the coding sequence GTGAGCCGCCAGCCTTTGGGCTGGTACGTCCGCCGCCTCCGCCGGATGTCCCCCACAGAACTCATCTGGCGAACCCGCGACGCCGGACGCCGTACTGCCTGGGCCTACCAGCAGGTCAGGCCCGGGCAGGACGCGGCGGTCCACCTCCCGCTCCGCAAAGATCTGACCTTCGGTACGACGCTCCCGCCGAAAACCGCGTGCGCCGTACCGGAGGAAGCCCGCAAGGCGGTGATCGAGACCGCCGACGCCATTCTGGCCGGGAACCTCGAGGTCCTCGGCGTCGAGCGCACGGACCTCCGCGCACCGGACTGGTTCCGCGACCCGGCCACGGGCCGCCGGTCCGACCCGACGCAGTACGTCTTCAAACTGAACCACCGCAACGAAGAAGCGGTCGGCAACATCAAGCAGGTGTGGGAGCTGTCCCGTCACCACCACCTCACCCAGCTGGCCGCAGCGTGGTACCTGACCCATGACGACCAGTACGCCGAACGCGTCGCCGACCACCTCAACGACTGGTGGCGTACGAACCCGTTCCTGTCCGGCGTGCACTGGGCGAGCGGCATCGAGCTCGGCCTGCGCCTGATCAGCTGGACGTGGATCCGCCGCCTGTTGAACGACTGGCCCGAGATCACCGACCTGTTCGAGCACAACGAATTGGCGCTCCAGCAGATCTACTGGCACCAGCGCTATCTCGCCGCGTTCCGCAGCCACGGCTCCTCGGCCAACAACCATGTGATCGCAGAAGCGGCCGGCCAGCTCGTCGGCGCCTGCGCGTTCCCCTGGTTCACCAAGAGCGCTCACTGGCGCGCCGACGCCGCAGCCCTGCTGGAGAAGGAACTCGAGGCCAACACGTTCCCGTCCGGGGTCAACCGCGAGCTGGCCACCGACTACCACCGCTTCGTCTCCGAGCTCGGTCTGTACGCCGCTCTGGAGGCAGACCTCGCCGGCCATCCGCTCAGCCCGCAGACGTGGGCCCTCCTGACCCGCACCGTCGACGTGGCCGCAGCGATCGTCGACACGACCCTGCGCCCGCCACGCCAAGGTGACGACGACGAAGGCATGGCACTCGTCCTCGACCCGCCGGACATCAGCAACTGGTCGGCGTACCTGTCCCTCGGCGCGGCCGTGGTCGGCCCTGCGCCGTGGTGGCCGGACATCCCGCCGACAGCGACGTCGGTCATCGTCGGCTCGCTGGTCAATGCCCAGCAACCGGACCGGCCGGCCAAACGACCGGACCACTTCCGGGACGCCGGACTGACCATTCTGCGGAGCCAGGACACTGGTCCGGAGATCTGGTGTCGTGCGGACGCCGGTCCGCACGGTTTCCTCTCCATCGCCGCACACGCCCACTCGGACGCGCTCTCGCTCGAGGTGCGCGTCGACGGCGTCGACATCCTCGCCGACCCCGGTACGTACTGCTACCACGGCGAGGAGGAGTGGCGGGACTACTTCCGCTCCACCATCGGCCACAACACCGTCGAGGTAGCCCGCACCGAACAGTCCACCTGGGGCGGCCCGTTTCTCTGGCTGCGCGGCGCGACAGGCACGGTACGCCGGCACGACGAGAGCAGCTGGGATGCCGAACACGACGGCTACGCTCCCGTGACGCATCGACGTACCGCCGTACTGGACCACGGCGTGCTGCGCGTGGAGGACCACCTCGACACCGCAGCCGACGTACGGATCGCCTGGCATCTTGGACCTGAGGTGGCCGTGGAACTGGACGGCTCGACTGGAGTGCTGGAGTGGCCAACCGGCTCAGCAGAGGTCGAACTACCGACCGGGCTGACCTGGACTGCACACCGCGGTAGCAACAGTCCGTTGCTGGGCTGGTACTCACCGCGATTCGGCCACAAGGTCCCCGGCACCACTCTGATCGGCGAGGGCGCCCTGGCCCCCGGCTCCCCCGCGACCAGTACTTTCCGCTTCCGCTCCTGA
- a CDS encoding bi-domain-containing oxidoreductase, which produces MKQVAQNYKSGELAVLDVPPPACAPGGVLVRSLYSLISTGTELMKVGEAKLSLVGKAKARPDQVRKVLDSVAQQGALNTYKKVMNKLDSYTPLGYSLCGVVVEVGAGAEEFSVGQLVAAAGNEFALHAEYNWVPLNLCVPVPDGVPAEQAAFSTVGAIAMQGVRQAEVQLGDTAVVIGLGLVGQLVVRLLVAAGVRVFGIDTVDDRCRMAEKAGALHCSSADEAGVASLERALLEVSNGLGADRILLTAGGHSNGPVETAARLARDRARVVDIGKTRLDLPWNAYYEKELDVRFSRSYGPGRYDDRYELQGIDYPAGYVRWTERRNLECFVDLIAREQIDIGSLIASTFPIADATEVYQKLSSGAYPGVGFLFEYPDVPQATAPPTATPAARPAAPTSGGVRMGFIGAGNYASSMLLPHLQKDGRAVLARVATNKSLSAANAQRRFGFESVSTSSDEVLADASLDAVFVVTRHSSHAELACRALESGKAVFVEKPLALTDEELDRIVATVDATGNDRLMVGFNRRFAPLLTDLKDRFGHPGGGFSLRYLVNAGKLDSTSWYLDAGKEGTRFAGEGGHFIDTLTWWLNSLPTEVYAVPGPDTGDVVVTLRFANGSVGTISYVGGGNSRFPKETIDITGAGRNARFDNFQSASLWTGRKPSTRKSRSTDKGQRTELERFVAAVKSGGPMPIPFDALVATTRATIAVDRSLASGKPEQV; this is translated from the coding sequence ATGAAGCAGGTTGCGCAGAACTACAAGTCCGGCGAGCTGGCGGTTCTCGACGTACCGCCGCCGGCCTGTGCGCCGGGTGGCGTGCTGGTTCGTTCGCTCTACTCGCTGATCTCCACCGGCACCGAGCTGATGAAAGTCGGCGAGGCCAAGCTGTCCCTCGTCGGCAAGGCGAAGGCCCGGCCGGACCAGGTGCGGAAGGTGCTGGACTCCGTTGCGCAGCAAGGCGCGCTCAACACCTACAAGAAGGTGATGAACAAGCTCGACTCGTACACGCCGCTCGGGTACTCGCTGTGTGGTGTGGTCGTCGAGGTGGGCGCCGGCGCCGAGGAGTTCAGCGTCGGGCAGTTGGTCGCCGCGGCGGGGAACGAGTTCGCGCTGCATGCGGAGTACAACTGGGTGCCGTTGAACCTGTGCGTGCCGGTGCCGGACGGCGTACCGGCTGAGCAGGCCGCGTTCTCCACCGTCGGTGCGATCGCGATGCAGGGCGTGCGGCAGGCCGAAGTACAGCTCGGTGACACCGCTGTGGTGATCGGGCTCGGGCTCGTCGGGCAGCTGGTCGTGCGGCTGCTGGTGGCCGCTGGGGTCCGGGTGTTCGGGATCGACACGGTCGACGATCGGTGCCGGATGGCCGAGAAGGCCGGGGCGCTGCACTGCTCGTCGGCTGACGAGGCAGGGGTCGCGTCGCTCGAGCGAGCACTGCTGGAGGTGTCGAACGGTCTGGGCGCCGACCGCATCCTGTTGACCGCCGGCGGTCACTCGAACGGTCCGGTCGAGACGGCCGCTCGCCTCGCCCGCGACCGCGCCCGCGTCGTCGACATCGGCAAGACGAGGTTGGACCTGCCCTGGAACGCGTACTACGAGAAGGAACTGGACGTCCGGTTCTCGCGGTCCTACGGCCCCGGCCGGTACGACGACCGCTACGAGCTCCAGGGCATCGACTACCCGGCCGGCTATGTCCGCTGGACCGAACGCCGCAACCTCGAGTGCTTCGTCGACCTGATCGCCCGCGAACAGATCGACATCGGCTCCCTGATCGCCAGCACGTTCCCGATCGCGGACGCCACCGAGGTCTACCAGAAGCTCAGCAGCGGCGCCTATCCAGGCGTCGGGTTCCTGTTCGAGTACCCCGACGTACCGCAGGCAACAGCACCGCCGACGGCAACACCCGCGGCACGTCCTGCCGCACCCACGAGTGGCGGCGTGCGCATGGGATTCATCGGGGCCGGGAACTACGCGTCGAGCATGTTGCTGCCGCACCTGCAGAAGGACGGGCGGGCTGTGCTGGCGCGGGTGGCCACCAACAAGTCGCTCTCGGCGGCCAACGCCCAGCGGCGGTTCGGGTTCGAGTCGGTGTCCACCAGCTCCGACGAGGTGCTGGCGGACGCGAGTCTCGATGCCGTGTTCGTGGTGACCCGGCACAGTTCGCACGCGGAGCTGGCCTGCCGGGCGCTGGAGAGCGGGAAGGCCGTCTTCGTCGAGAAGCCGCTGGCGCTCACCGACGAGGAGCTGGACCGGATCGTCGCCACGGTGGATGCCACCGGCAACGATCGGCTGATGGTCGGGTTCAATCGCCGGTTCGCGCCGTTGCTGACCGACCTGAAGGACCGCTTCGGGCACCCGGGCGGCGGCTTCTCGCTGCGTTACCTGGTGAACGCCGGCAAGCTCGACTCCACCAGCTGGTACCTCGACGCCGGCAAGGAAGGTACTCGATTCGCCGGCGAGGGCGGCCACTTCATCGACACGCTGACCTGGTGGCTGAACAGTCTCCCGACCGAGGTGTACGCCGTACCCGGACCTGACACCGGCGATGTCGTCGTCACGCTCCGGTTCGCGAACGGCTCCGTCGGCACGATCAGCTACGTCGGCGGCGGCAACTCGCGCTTCCCGAAGGAGACGATCGACATCACCGGGGCCGGCCGGAACGCCCGGTTCGACAACTTCCAGAGCGCCTCACTCTGGACCGGACGCAAACCGTCCACCCGCAAGTCCCGCAGTACCGACAAGGGCCAGCGCACCGAACTCGAACGCTTCGTCGCCGCCGTGAAGTCCGGTGGCCCGATGCCGATCCCGTTCGACGCGCTGGTCGCCACGACCCGGGCGACGATCGCCGTCGACCGCAGTCTCGCAAGTGGTAAACCGGAGCAAGTGTGA